A single genomic interval of Gemmatimonadota bacterium harbors:
- a CDS encoding protein kinase: MTEDPRHWARVDALFAEALSLEAGEREAYLDRACGTDDALRGEVVALLASVTAASDRIGDSADALFVPSGPLVDAPDAALPEGSIVGPYRVRRLVGRGGMGNVYAAVRDDGSLTRDVALKVVRQGAASPGLIRRLRREQRILAGLEHPGIARLYDAGMTKDGTPYLVMEFVDGVRIDTWVRDAGSTPGPSSPCSTTSATRSRLHTSVS; this comes from the coding sequence ATGACCGAGGATCCCAGGCATTGGGCGCGCGTCGACGCACTCTTCGCGGAAGCGTTGTCGCTGGAGGCGGGGGAACGCGAGGCCTACCTTGATCGTGCCTGCGGCACCGACGACGCCCTGCGCGGGGAAGTCGTCGCCTTGCTCGCGTCGGTCACGGCCGCGTCGGACCGGATCGGCGACTCCGCCGACGCGCTGTTTGTGCCCTCCGGGCCCCTCGTGGACGCGCCGGACGCGGCGCTCCCCGAAGGCTCCATCGTCGGCCCGTATCGCGTCCGTCGACTCGTCGGCCGCGGTGGGATGGGCAACGTCTACGCGGCCGTCCGCGACGATGGCTCGCTCACCCGCGACGTCGCCCTCAAGGTGGTGCGGCAGGGCGCCGCCTCCCCCGGACTGATCCGTCGCCTGCGGCGCGAGCAGCGGATCCTCGCCGGACTCGAGCACCCCGGCATCGCGCGACTCTACGACGCCGGGATGACGAAGGATGGGACGCCGTACCTCGTCATGGAGTTTGTCGACGGAGTGCGCATCGACACCTGGGTCCGCGACGCGGGCTCGACACCCGGGCCATCCTCGCCGTGTTCGACGACGTCTGCGACGCGGTCGCGTTTGCACACCAGCGTTTCGTGA
- a CDS encoding tetratricopeptide repeat protein, with product MFDDVCDAVAFAHQRFVIHRDLKPANILVDAQRRARLLDFGIARLTDDTDEETLTRPGQLVLTPEYASPEQARGEPATAAMDVYALGVLLHELLTGVRPEWQRMVMTQQSLVGVERAMRAPSAVAADATRARDLRGDLDQVILTALAPDPARRYPTVQELRDDLRRVRDGYAIRARRPGIAERTWRAARRNPVLASAWSAAIVLGIAFLASVFVQNARVGRERDRATAARDSAAADRDRALATNRVLSSLFDAADPWNTRDGAPVTLGEALDRGVARVNRELAGQPAARAVLLTAIGKAYTGLARYDDAQAALDTARALQATDPASTADERAATLTALGLLASARGLTTAAESLHTSALQLRTDAIPRPLDSVVAPAAPAPDRRLAIALVNVGASHMDARRFDSARVYLDSGIAVLRAQRPMDSTALAEALNNRATLAMRGNDFPLAARLASEALGINRLVLGNDHPRVAGEMTNLAFLLDRTGRSAEAEPMVREALRILGARVPAGHPTIRSARVLLGNILSRTGQLEEASGLIADVVRVERTLPEAQAGFSVTLDNYAGVLEKLGRHSDALATYREALEVARQTSGPENPGVAIMQGKVADMACRVDGPSEEVLRLFGESNLGLERIFPETHPFRVGGRGTRAMCLLRADRRTEGEPELVAAFDAARRGPPQLHGMARLFGNDLVALYTRLGDQQKANVVRAQVDSLTAPGSR from the coding sequence GTGTTCGACGACGTCTGCGACGCGGTCGCGTTTGCACACCAGCGTTTCGTGATTCACCGCGACCTCAAGCCGGCCAATATCCTCGTCGACGCGCAGCGCCGCGCCCGGCTCCTGGACTTTGGCATCGCACGCCTCACCGACGACACCGACGAGGAGACCCTCACCCGCCCCGGCCAACTGGTCCTCACCCCGGAATACGCCTCGCCCGAACAGGCGCGCGGCGAGCCGGCGACTGCAGCGATGGACGTCTATGCGTTGGGAGTCCTCCTGCACGAGCTGCTCACCGGGGTGCGGCCCGAGTGGCAGCGGATGGTGATGACGCAGCAGTCCCTGGTTGGTGTCGAGCGGGCCATGCGTGCGCCCAGCGCTGTGGCCGCCGATGCGACGCGAGCGCGTGACCTGCGCGGCGACCTCGACCAGGTGATCCTCACGGCGCTCGCGCCCGATCCGGCGCGACGTTACCCCACGGTCCAGGAGCTGCGCGACGACCTGCGCCGCGTACGGGACGGCTACGCGATTCGCGCCCGCCGTCCTGGTATCGCCGAGCGCACCTGGCGCGCCGCCCGCCGCAACCCGGTCCTCGCCAGCGCATGGTCGGCGGCGATCGTCCTTGGCATCGCCTTCCTCGCGAGTGTCTTCGTCCAGAACGCACGAGTCGGGCGGGAACGCGACCGCGCGACAGCCGCGCGGGATTCAGCAGCCGCTGATCGTGATCGCGCCCTCGCCACCAACCGTGTCCTCTCCTCGCTCTTCGACGCCGCCGATCCCTGGAACACTCGCGACGGCGCCCCGGTGACGCTGGGCGAGGCGCTCGACCGTGGCGTGGCCCGCGTCAACCGGGAGCTGGCCGGTCAACCCGCCGCACGGGCCGTGTTGCTGACCGCCATTGGCAAGGCCTACACAGGGCTTGCGCGCTACGACGATGCCCAGGCGGCCCTGGACACCGCGCGTGCGTTGCAGGCCACCGATCCTGCGTCGACGGCTGACGAACGCGCCGCCACCCTCACGGCCCTCGGCCTCCTCGCCTCAGCGCGCGGACTGACGACGGCGGCGGAGTCCTTGCACACCAGTGCCCTGCAGCTCCGCACAGACGCGATCCCGCGACCGTTGGACTCGGTCGTTGCACCTGCTGCGCCGGCGCCCGATCGCCGATTGGCGATCGCTTTGGTGAACGTGGGCGCGAGTCACATGGACGCGCGACGGTTCGATTCGGCGCGCGTGTACCTCGATTCCGGCATCGCCGTGTTGCGCGCGCAGCGACCCATGGACTCGACCGCGCTGGCCGAGGCCCTCAACAACCGGGCGACGCTCGCCATGCGGGGCAACGACTTTCCCCTGGCCGCGCGCCTGGCCTCCGAAGCCCTCGGCATCAACCGCCTCGTCCTCGGGAACGACCATCCCCGCGTGGCCGGGGAAATGACCAACCTGGCCTTCCTGCTCGATCGCACGGGGCGCAGCGCCGAGGCGGAACCCATGGTCCGCGAGGCGCTGCGCATCCTTGGCGCTCGCGTACCTGCCGGTCACCCAACCATCCGCAGCGCTCGCGTGTTGCTCGGCAATATCCTCTCGCGCACGGGGCAACTCGAGGAAGCATCGGGGCTGATTGCCGACGTTGTGCGGGTCGAGCGCACACTGCCGGAGGCACAAGCGGGATTCTCCGTCACGCTCGACAACTATGCCGGCGTCCTCGAGAAACTCGGGCGACATTCCGACGCCCTGGCGACCTACCGTGAGGCGCTGGAGGTGGCCCGTCAAACATCCGGCCCGGAGAACCCCGGGGTGGCCATCATGCAGGGCAAGGTCGCCGACATGGCCTGCCGGGTGGACGGCCCCTCCGAGGAGGTGCTGCGGTTGTTTGGGGAGTCGAACCTGGGACTGGAACGCATCTTTCCGGAGACACATCCCTTTCGCGTCGGAGGGCGCGGGACGCGGGCGATGTGCCTGCTCCGCGCCGACCGCCGCACCGAAGGTGAGCCCGAGCTGGTGGCGGCGTTCGATGCAGCCCGACGAGGCCCGCCGCAGCTGCACGGCATGGCGCGCCTGTTCGGCAACGACCTCGTGGCCCTGTACACCCGCCTGGGCGACCAGCAAAAGGCCAACGTCGTCCGCGCGCAGGTCGACTCCCTCACCGCCCCAGGCTCCCGCTGA
- a CDS encoding sigma-70 family RNA polymerase sigma factor: MAPIYVVSSEPPASPIGELYAQVYDQLRRLAHDQRARQGASETLNTTAIVHEAYLRLSEGNAAVWNDRAHFMALAARAMRYVLVDHARARVAEKRGGGARAVSLDEGALPAVDRAEDLLAIEEALVRLEQHDARLGQLVQLRFFAGLGYEEIAPVVGLSVPTVKRDWARARAWLYRFMTEGTA; encoded by the coding sequence ATGGCCCCTATATATGTCGTGTCGTCGGAACCTCCCGCCTCGCCGATCGGCGAACTGTACGCCCAGGTTTACGACCAGCTGCGGCGCCTCGCGCATGACCAGCGGGCGCGGCAGGGGGCGTCCGAGACGCTCAACACCACCGCCATCGTTCACGAAGCCTACCTGCGCCTGAGCGAGGGGAATGCGGCGGTGTGGAACGATCGGGCGCACTTCATGGCCCTGGCGGCCCGCGCGATGCGGTACGTCCTGGTGGACCATGCGCGGGCGCGCGTGGCCGAGAAGCGGGGCGGTGGTGCACGCGCGGTCTCGCTGGATGAAGGGGCGCTGCCGGCGGTGGATCGCGCGGAGGACCTGCTGGCGATCGAGGAGGCGCTGGTACGGCTGGAACAGCACGACGCCAGGCTCGGGCAGCTGGTGCAACTCCGGTTCTTTGCCGGGCTGGGCTACGAGGAGATCGCCCCCGTCGTCGGGCTCTCCGTCCCCACGGTCAAGCGGGACTGGGCCCGGGCCCGCGCCTGGTTGTATCGCTTCATGACCGAGGGGACGGCCTGA